A window of Saccopteryx leptura isolate mSacLep1 chromosome 5, mSacLep1_pri_phased_curated, whole genome shotgun sequence contains these coding sequences:
- the SCP2D1 gene encoding SCP2 sterol-binding domain-containing protein 1, producing MWKRIDHQPKVKAEDGHQVGQFKDLSSARKTAMPHPLELSEFQSFLVFEDISHHIKEVGAQLVKKVNAIFQLDITKDGKTILQRTIDLKNGSGDIYPGSARLPADTIFTIPEPVFMELVLGKMNPHKAFLAGKFKVSGKVLLGQKLERVFKDWAKY from the coding sequence ATGTGGAAGAGAATTGACCATCAACCCAAGGTCAAAGCAGAGGATGGACATCAGGTGGGTCAGTTCAAGGACCTGAGTTCAGCGCGGAAAACCGCCATGCCACACCCTCTAGAGCTGTCAGAATTCCAGAGCTTCCTGGTGTTCGAGGACATTAGCCATCACATCAAAGAAGTGGGAGCCCAACTGGTAAAGAAAGTCAATGCCATTTTTCAGCTGGACATCACCAAAGATGGGAAGACCATTCTGCAGAGGACCATTGATCTGAAGAATGGGTCTGGGGACATATACCCAGGATCTGCCAGACTCCCAGCAGATACTATCTTCACAATCCCAGAACCTGTGTTTATGGAGTTGGTTTTGGGCAAAATGAACCCTCACAAGGCTTTCCTCGCCGGCAAGTTCAAAGTGAGCGGCAAAGTTCTGCTTGGCCAGAAGCTGGAGAGGGTTTTCAAAGACTGGGCTAAATATTAA